In Gadus chalcogrammus isolate NIFS_2021 chromosome 11, NIFS_Gcha_1.0, whole genome shotgun sequence, a single window of DNA contains:
- the otud7b gene encoding OTU domain-containing protein 7B isoform X3, whose translation MTVDMDTVLSEFVRSTGAEPGLARDLLEGKNWDITAALSDFEQLRQVHAGNLPYSFGEDRKYPPPAEKDMARVGRPLLQRQEEVVQAATEKRLSRGISHASSTIVSLARSHVSSTGATACDLLDMPLCTFQLPDLTVYRDDFRGFIERDLIEQSMMVALEHAGRLNWWTRVGPNCQSLLPLATSGDGNCLLHAASLGMWGFHDRDLMLRKSLYTLMDHGQEREALRRRWRWQQTQQNKESGLVYTEEEWQKEWNELLKLASSEPRIHYSTNGTNGTESAEEPVYESLEEFHVFALAHVLKRPIVVVADTMLRDSGGEAFAPIPFGGIYLPLEVPAAKCHRSPLVLAYDQAHFSALVSMEQKDGSKEQGKVVIPLTDSEHKMLPVHFAVDPGKAWEWGKDDTDNVMLARVALSLEAKLQMLHSYMTVTWLPLPCEQAPLAQPESPTASAGEDARTPPDSGESDKESVSSSSNGNGESVGVATVNGGGTSSKNHSTSSSSSSSNGSGAGTAKDKDKDKDKDKSKKDKDKKRADSVANKLGSFGKSLGSKLKKNVGGLMAGKGTAGGGAKQEGGEKKKGSLKGRKGSKEGSPSAHVSEDSGKGSPSSGSERLAGTGSSTSSSGSGGSTESDPYKYSADVKVSLGILRAAMQGERKFIFAGLLTTSNRHPFQEEMIQRYLADAQDRFRSEPEDGDRKGGANGSPLAKKEPGGEAGYRPYEPKEEQQQQQQPAEGLALSYSHLKPSPLSPSMYSGVVPIPRACLIQQPPASLPPASLPPAQSLHPHAYLDTRRQLAGGSPASSYPGLPSYATLPRHCPTAQPPPQLHYIPPQGPASLSPSRLIPSSYTPTFPLEHHPPDYPLSEPPGSVGGGSYSNGFRDLRPGLDSRGGLPPVRHYSLGSAGALSSLSSTCRTQDCPYYGHPETGNYCSCCYREELKRRETEPAIHRF comes from the exons ATGACCGTGGATATGGACACAGTCCTGTCCGAATTTGTGCGTTCAACTGGAGCCGAACCGGGACTGGCAAGGGATCTTCTGGAGG GTAAGAACTGGGACATCACGGCGGCCCTCAGCGACTTCGAGCAGCTGAGACAGGTGCACGCCGGCAACCTGCCGTACTCCTTCGGCGAGGACAGGAAGTACCCGCCCCCGGCGGAGAAGGACATGGCCCGGGTGGGCCGGCCCCTGCTGCAGCGGCAGGAGGAAGTGGTGCAag CAGCGACGGAGAAGCGTCTGTCACGCGGCATCTCCCACGCCAGCTCCACCATCGTGTCGCTGGCGCGCTCGCACGTGTCCAGCACGGGCGCCACGGCCTGCGACCTGCTGGACATGCCGCTGTGCACCTTCCAGCTGCCCGACCTCACCGTGTACCGCGACGACTTCCGGGGCTTCATCGAGAGGGACCTCATAGAGCAGTCCATGATGGTGGCGCTGGAGCATGCCG GTCGTCTCAACTGGTGGACAAGGGTGGGCCCAAACTGCCAGAGTCTGTTACCGTTGGCAACCAGCGGGGATGGGAATTGCCTGCTACACGCCGCCTCTCTGG GGATGTGGGGCTTCCACGACCGGGACCTGATGCTCCGGAAGTCCCTGTACACGTTGATGGACCACGGGCAGGAGCGGGAGGCGCTTCGCCGCCGCTGGAGGTGGCAGCAGACGCAGCAGAACAAAGAG tCTGGCCTGGTGTACACAGAGGAGGAGTGGCAGAAGGAGTGGAACGAGTTACTGAAGCTGGCGTCCAGCGAGCCCAGGATACACTACAGCACTAACGGCACCAACGG GACGGAGTCTGCGGAGGAGCCGGTGTACGAGAGCCTGGAGGAGTTCCACGTGTTCGCCCTGGCCCACGTCCTCAAGAGGCCCATCGTGGTGGTGGCCGACACCATGCTCCGAGACTCTGGGGGAGagg CGTTCGCCCCCATCCCATTCGGAGGAATCTACCTTCCGCTGGAGGTGCCGGCTGCAAAGTGTCACAGATCCCCGCTGGTGCTGGCCTACGACCAGGCCCACTTCTCAGCCCTGGTGTCCATGGAGCAGAAGGACGGCTCCAAAGAGCAGGGTAAAG TGGTGATCCCTCTGACGGACTCGGAGCACAAAATGCTGCCAGTGCACTTTGCTGTGGACCCCGGGAAGGCGTGGGAGTGGGGCAAGGATGACACGGACAACGTCATGCTGGCCAG gGTGGCACTCTCCCTAGAGGCCAAGCTCCAGATGTTGCACAGCTACATGACCGTCACGTGGCTGCCCCTGCCTTGTGAG caggctCCCCTGGCCCAGCCCGAGTCCCCCACGGCCTCGGCGGGGGAAGACGCCCGCACGCCGCCCGACTCCGGGGAATCAGACAAGGAGTCGGTCAGCAGCAGCTCCAACGGCAACGGGGAGAGCGTCGGCGTGGCGACTGTCAACGGGGGCGGGACGTCCTCCAAGAACCACTCGACGTCCTCGTCCAGCTCGTCCAGCAACGGATCGGGCGCCGGCACCGCCAAGGACAAAGACAAGGACAAAGACAAGGACAAGAGCAAGAAGGACAAGGACAAGAAGCGGGCCGACTCGGTGGCCAACAAGCTGGGCAGCTTCGGCAAGAGCCTGGGCAGCAAGCTGAAGAAGAATGTGGGCGGGCTGATGGCCGGGAAGGGCaccgccgggggcggggccaagcaGGAGGgcggggagaagaagaaggggtcCCTGAAGGGGAGGAAGGGCAGCAAGGAGGGCTCTCCCTCGGCCCACGTCTCGGAGGACTCCGGGAAGGGCTCGCCGTCGTCGGGCAGCGAGCGTCTGGCGGGCAcgggcagcagcaccagcagcagcggcagcggcggcagcacCGAGTCGGACCCCTACAAGTACAGCGCCGACGTCAAGGTGAGCCTGGGCATCCTGCGCGCCGCCATGCAGGGCGAGAGGAAGTTCATCTTCGCCGGCCTCCTCACCACGAGCAACCGCCACCCCTTCCAGGAGGAGATGATCCAGCGCTACCTGGCCGACGCCCAGGACCGCTTCCGCTCCGAGCCGGAGGACGGGGACCGGAAGGGCGGGGCCAACGGCTCGCCGCTGGCCAAGAAGGAGCCGGGCGGGGAGGCGGGCTACCGGCCGTACGAGCccaaggaggagcagcagcagcagcagcagccggcgGAGGGCTTGGCGCTGTCCTACAGCCACCTGAAGCCCTCGCCGCTCAGCCCCAGCATGTACTCTGGCGTGGTGCCCATCCCCCGGGCCTGCCTCATCCAGCAGCCCCCCGCCTCGCTGCCCCCGGCCTCGCTGCCCCCGGCACAGAGCCTCCACCCCCACGCCTACCTGGACACGCGCCGGCAGCTGGCCGGGGGCTCGCCCGCCTCCTCCTACCCCGGCCTGCCCTCCTACGCCACCCTCCCCCGCCACTGTCCCActgcacagccccccccccagctgcacTACATCCCCCCGCAAGGCCCCGCCTCCCTCAGCCCGTCCCGCCTCATCCCCAGCTCCTACACCCCCACCTTCCCTCTGGAGCACCACCCTCCGGACTACCCGCTGTCCGAGCCCCCCGGTAGTGTCGGGGGCGGCAGCTACAGCAACGGCTTCCGGGACCTGCGGCCCGGCCTGGACTCTCGTGGCGGGCTGCCCCCGGTACGACACTACTCACTGGGCAGCGCCGGCGCCCTGTCCTCCCTGTCCAGCACCTGCCGGACACAGGACTGCCCCTACTACGGCCACCCGGAGACGGGGAACTACTGCTCCTGCTGCTACCGCGAGGAGctgaagaggagggagacggagccGGCCATCCACCGCTTCTAA
- the otud7b gene encoding OTU domain-containing protein 7B isoform X4, translating to MTVDMDTVLSEFVRSTGAEPGLARDLLEGKNWDITAALSDFEQLRQVHAGNLPYSFGEDRKYPPPAEKDMARVGRPLLQRQEEVVQAATEKRLSRGISHASSTIVSLARSHVSSTGATACDLLDMPLCTFQLPDLTVYRDDFRGFIERDLIEQSMMVALEHAGRLNWWTRVGPNCQSLLPLATSGDGNCLLHAASLGMWGFHDRDLMLRKSLYTLMDHGQEREALRRRWRWQQTQQNKESGLVYTEEEWQKEWNELLKLASSEPRIHYSTNGTNGTESAEEPVYESLEEFHVFALAHVLKRPIVVVADTMLRDSGGEAFAPIPFGGIYLPLEVPAAKCHRSPLVLAYDQAHFSALVSMEQKDGSKEQVVIPLTDSEHKMLPVHFAVDPGKAWEWGKDDTDNVMLARVALSLEAKLQMLHSYMTVTWLPLPCEQAPLAQPESPTASAGEDARTPPDSGESDKESVSSSSNGNGESVGVATVNGGGTSSKNHSTSSSSSSSNGSGAGTAKDKDKDKDKDKSKKDKDKKRADSVANKLGSFGKSLGSKLKKNVGGLMAGKGTAGGGAKQEGGEKKKGSLKGRKGSKEGSPSAHVSEDSGKGSPSSGSERLAGTGSSTSSSGSGGSTESDPYKYSADVKVSLGILRAAMQGERKFIFAGLLTTSNRHPFQEEMIQRYLADAQDRFRSEPEDGDRKGGANGSPLAKKEPGGEAGYRPYEPKEEQQQQQQPAEGLALSYSHLKPSPLSPSMYSGVVPIPRACLIQQPPASLPPASLPPAQSLHPHAYLDTRRQLAGGSPASSYPGLPSYATLPRHCPTAQPPPQLHYIPPQGPASLSPSRLIPSSYTPTFPLEHHPPDYPLSEPPGSVGGGSYSNGFRDLRPGLDSRGGLPPVRHYSLGSAGALSSLSSTCRTQDCPYYGHPETGNYCSCCYREELKRRETEPAIHRF from the exons ATGACCGTGGATATGGACACAGTCCTGTCCGAATTTGTGCGTTCAACTGGAGCCGAACCGGGACTGGCAAGGGATCTTCTGGAGG GTAAGAACTGGGACATCACGGCGGCCCTCAGCGACTTCGAGCAGCTGAGACAGGTGCACGCCGGCAACCTGCCGTACTCCTTCGGCGAGGACAGGAAGTACCCGCCCCCGGCGGAGAAGGACATGGCCCGGGTGGGCCGGCCCCTGCTGCAGCGGCAGGAGGAAGTGGTGCAag CAGCGACGGAGAAGCGTCTGTCACGCGGCATCTCCCACGCCAGCTCCACCATCGTGTCGCTGGCGCGCTCGCACGTGTCCAGCACGGGCGCCACGGCCTGCGACCTGCTGGACATGCCGCTGTGCACCTTCCAGCTGCCCGACCTCACCGTGTACCGCGACGACTTCCGGGGCTTCATCGAGAGGGACCTCATAGAGCAGTCCATGATGGTGGCGCTGGAGCATGCCG GTCGTCTCAACTGGTGGACAAGGGTGGGCCCAAACTGCCAGAGTCTGTTACCGTTGGCAACCAGCGGGGATGGGAATTGCCTGCTACACGCCGCCTCTCTGG GGATGTGGGGCTTCCACGACCGGGACCTGATGCTCCGGAAGTCCCTGTACACGTTGATGGACCACGGGCAGGAGCGGGAGGCGCTTCGCCGCCGCTGGAGGTGGCAGCAGACGCAGCAGAACAAAGAG tCTGGCCTGGTGTACACAGAGGAGGAGTGGCAGAAGGAGTGGAACGAGTTACTGAAGCTGGCGTCCAGCGAGCCCAGGATACACTACAGCACTAACGGCACCAACGG GACGGAGTCTGCGGAGGAGCCGGTGTACGAGAGCCTGGAGGAGTTCCACGTGTTCGCCCTGGCCCACGTCCTCAAGAGGCCCATCGTGGTGGTGGCCGACACCATGCTCCGAGACTCTGGGGGAGagg CGTTCGCCCCCATCCCATTCGGAGGAATCTACCTTCCGCTGGAGGTGCCGGCTGCAAAGTGTCACAGATCCCCGCTGGTGCTGGCCTACGACCAGGCCCACTTCTCAGCCCTGGTGTCCATGGAGCAGAAGGACGGCTCCAAAGAGCAGG TGGTGATCCCTCTGACGGACTCGGAGCACAAAATGCTGCCAGTGCACTTTGCTGTGGACCCCGGGAAGGCGTGGGAGTGGGGCAAGGATGACACGGACAACGTCATGCTGGCCAG gGTGGCACTCTCCCTAGAGGCCAAGCTCCAGATGTTGCACAGCTACATGACCGTCACGTGGCTGCCCCTGCCTTGTGAG caggctCCCCTGGCCCAGCCCGAGTCCCCCACGGCCTCGGCGGGGGAAGACGCCCGCACGCCGCCCGACTCCGGGGAATCAGACAAGGAGTCGGTCAGCAGCAGCTCCAACGGCAACGGGGAGAGCGTCGGCGTGGCGACTGTCAACGGGGGCGGGACGTCCTCCAAGAACCACTCGACGTCCTCGTCCAGCTCGTCCAGCAACGGATCGGGCGCCGGCACCGCCAAGGACAAAGACAAGGACAAAGACAAGGACAAGAGCAAGAAGGACAAGGACAAGAAGCGGGCCGACTCGGTGGCCAACAAGCTGGGCAGCTTCGGCAAGAGCCTGGGCAGCAAGCTGAAGAAGAATGTGGGCGGGCTGATGGCCGGGAAGGGCaccgccgggggcggggccaagcaGGAGGgcggggagaagaagaaggggtcCCTGAAGGGGAGGAAGGGCAGCAAGGAGGGCTCTCCCTCGGCCCACGTCTCGGAGGACTCCGGGAAGGGCTCGCCGTCGTCGGGCAGCGAGCGTCTGGCGGGCAcgggcagcagcaccagcagcagcggcagcggcggcagcacCGAGTCGGACCCCTACAAGTACAGCGCCGACGTCAAGGTGAGCCTGGGCATCCTGCGCGCCGCCATGCAGGGCGAGAGGAAGTTCATCTTCGCCGGCCTCCTCACCACGAGCAACCGCCACCCCTTCCAGGAGGAGATGATCCAGCGCTACCTGGCCGACGCCCAGGACCGCTTCCGCTCCGAGCCGGAGGACGGGGACCGGAAGGGCGGGGCCAACGGCTCGCCGCTGGCCAAGAAGGAGCCGGGCGGGGAGGCGGGCTACCGGCCGTACGAGCccaaggaggagcagcagcagcagcagcagccggcgGAGGGCTTGGCGCTGTCCTACAGCCACCTGAAGCCCTCGCCGCTCAGCCCCAGCATGTACTCTGGCGTGGTGCCCATCCCCCGGGCCTGCCTCATCCAGCAGCCCCCCGCCTCGCTGCCCCCGGCCTCGCTGCCCCCGGCACAGAGCCTCCACCCCCACGCCTACCTGGACACGCGCCGGCAGCTGGCCGGGGGCTCGCCCGCCTCCTCCTACCCCGGCCTGCCCTCCTACGCCACCCTCCCCCGCCACTGTCCCActgcacagccccccccccagctgcacTACATCCCCCCGCAAGGCCCCGCCTCCCTCAGCCCGTCCCGCCTCATCCCCAGCTCCTACACCCCCACCTTCCCTCTGGAGCACCACCCTCCGGACTACCCGCTGTCCGAGCCCCCCGGTAGTGTCGGGGGCGGCAGCTACAGCAACGGCTTCCGGGACCTGCGGCCCGGCCTGGACTCTCGTGGCGGGCTGCCCCCGGTACGACACTACTCACTGGGCAGCGCCGGCGCCCTGTCCTCCCTGTCCAGCACCTGCCGGACACAGGACTGCCCCTACTACGGCCACCCGGAGACGGGGAACTACTGCTCCTGCTGCTACCGCGAGGAGctgaagaggagggagacggagccGGCCATCCACCGCTTCTAA
- the otud7b gene encoding OTU domain-containing protein 7B isoform X2, whose translation MTVDMDTVLSEFVRSTGAEPGLARDLLEGKNWDITAALSDFEQLRQVHAGNLPYSFGEDRKYPPPAEKDMARVGRPLLQRQEEVVQAPPSSLRPSCLAAPPAATEKRLSRGISHASSTIVSLARSHVSSTGATACDLLDMPLCTFQLPDLTVYRDDFRGFIERDLIEQSMMVALEHAGRLNWWTRVGPNCQSLLPLATSGDGNCLLHAASLGMWGFHDRDLMLRKSLYTLMDHGQEREALRRRWRWQQTQQNKESGLVYTEEEWQKEWNELLKLASSEPRIHYSTNGTNGTESAEEPVYESLEEFHVFALAHVLKRPIVVVADTMLRDSGGEAFAPIPFGGIYLPLEVPAAKCHRSPLVLAYDQAHFSALVSMEQKDGSKEQVVIPLTDSEHKMLPVHFAVDPGKAWEWGKDDTDNVMLARVALSLEAKLQMLHSYMTVTWLPLPCEQAPLAQPESPTASAGEDARTPPDSGESDKESVSSSSNGNGESVGVATVNGGGTSSKNHSTSSSSSSSNGSGAGTAKDKDKDKDKDKSKKDKDKKRADSVANKLGSFGKSLGSKLKKNVGGLMAGKGTAGGGAKQEGGEKKKGSLKGRKGSKEGSPSAHVSEDSGKGSPSSGSERLAGTGSSTSSSGSGGSTESDPYKYSADVKVSLGILRAAMQGERKFIFAGLLTTSNRHPFQEEMIQRYLADAQDRFRSEPEDGDRKGGANGSPLAKKEPGGEAGYRPYEPKEEQQQQQQPAEGLALSYSHLKPSPLSPSMYSGVVPIPRACLIQQPPASLPPASLPPAQSLHPHAYLDTRRQLAGGSPASSYPGLPSYATLPRHCPTAQPPPQLHYIPPQGPASLSPSRLIPSSYTPTFPLEHHPPDYPLSEPPGSVGGGSYSNGFRDLRPGLDSRGGLPPVRHYSLGSAGALSSLSSTCRTQDCPYYGHPETGNYCSCCYREELKRRETEPAIHRF comes from the exons ATGACCGTGGATATGGACACAGTCCTGTCCGAATTTGTGCGTTCAACTGGAGCCGAACCGGGACTGGCAAGGGATCTTCTGGAGG GTAAGAACTGGGACATCACGGCGGCCCTCAGCGACTTCGAGCAGCTGAGACAGGTGCACGCCGGCAACCTGCCGTACTCCTTCGGCGAGGACAGGAAGTACCCGCCCCCGGCGGAGAAGGACATGGCCCGGGTGGGCCGGCCCCTGCTGCAGCGGCAGGAGGAAGTGGTGCAag cgcCTCCAAGCTCACTGCGGCCATCTTGTCTCGCCGCTCCCCCAGCAGCGACGGAGAAGCGTCTGTCACGCGGCATCTCCCACGCCAGCTCCACCATCGTGTCGCTGGCGCGCTCGCACGTGTCCAGCACGGGCGCCACGGCCTGCGACCTGCTGGACATGCCGCTGTGCACCTTCCAGCTGCCCGACCTCACCGTGTACCGCGACGACTTCCGGGGCTTCATCGAGAGGGACCTCATAGAGCAGTCCATGATGGTGGCGCTGGAGCATGCCG GTCGTCTCAACTGGTGGACAAGGGTGGGCCCAAACTGCCAGAGTCTGTTACCGTTGGCAACCAGCGGGGATGGGAATTGCCTGCTACACGCCGCCTCTCTGG GGATGTGGGGCTTCCACGACCGGGACCTGATGCTCCGGAAGTCCCTGTACACGTTGATGGACCACGGGCAGGAGCGGGAGGCGCTTCGCCGCCGCTGGAGGTGGCAGCAGACGCAGCAGAACAAAGAG tCTGGCCTGGTGTACACAGAGGAGGAGTGGCAGAAGGAGTGGAACGAGTTACTGAAGCTGGCGTCCAGCGAGCCCAGGATACACTACAGCACTAACGGCACCAACGG GACGGAGTCTGCGGAGGAGCCGGTGTACGAGAGCCTGGAGGAGTTCCACGTGTTCGCCCTGGCCCACGTCCTCAAGAGGCCCATCGTGGTGGTGGCCGACACCATGCTCCGAGACTCTGGGGGAGagg CGTTCGCCCCCATCCCATTCGGAGGAATCTACCTTCCGCTGGAGGTGCCGGCTGCAAAGTGTCACAGATCCCCGCTGGTGCTGGCCTACGACCAGGCCCACTTCTCAGCCCTGGTGTCCATGGAGCAGAAGGACGGCTCCAAAGAGCAGG TGGTGATCCCTCTGACGGACTCGGAGCACAAAATGCTGCCAGTGCACTTTGCTGTGGACCCCGGGAAGGCGTGGGAGTGGGGCAAGGATGACACGGACAACGTCATGCTGGCCAG gGTGGCACTCTCCCTAGAGGCCAAGCTCCAGATGTTGCACAGCTACATGACCGTCACGTGGCTGCCCCTGCCTTGTGAG caggctCCCCTGGCCCAGCCCGAGTCCCCCACGGCCTCGGCGGGGGAAGACGCCCGCACGCCGCCCGACTCCGGGGAATCAGACAAGGAGTCGGTCAGCAGCAGCTCCAACGGCAACGGGGAGAGCGTCGGCGTGGCGACTGTCAACGGGGGCGGGACGTCCTCCAAGAACCACTCGACGTCCTCGTCCAGCTCGTCCAGCAACGGATCGGGCGCCGGCACCGCCAAGGACAAAGACAAGGACAAAGACAAGGACAAGAGCAAGAAGGACAAGGACAAGAAGCGGGCCGACTCGGTGGCCAACAAGCTGGGCAGCTTCGGCAAGAGCCTGGGCAGCAAGCTGAAGAAGAATGTGGGCGGGCTGATGGCCGGGAAGGGCaccgccgggggcggggccaagcaGGAGGgcggggagaagaagaaggggtcCCTGAAGGGGAGGAAGGGCAGCAAGGAGGGCTCTCCCTCGGCCCACGTCTCGGAGGACTCCGGGAAGGGCTCGCCGTCGTCGGGCAGCGAGCGTCTGGCGGGCAcgggcagcagcaccagcagcagcggcagcggcggcagcacCGAGTCGGACCCCTACAAGTACAGCGCCGACGTCAAGGTGAGCCTGGGCATCCTGCGCGCCGCCATGCAGGGCGAGAGGAAGTTCATCTTCGCCGGCCTCCTCACCACGAGCAACCGCCACCCCTTCCAGGAGGAGATGATCCAGCGCTACCTGGCCGACGCCCAGGACCGCTTCCGCTCCGAGCCGGAGGACGGGGACCGGAAGGGCGGGGCCAACGGCTCGCCGCTGGCCAAGAAGGAGCCGGGCGGGGAGGCGGGCTACCGGCCGTACGAGCccaaggaggagcagcagcagcagcagcagccggcgGAGGGCTTGGCGCTGTCCTACAGCCACCTGAAGCCCTCGCCGCTCAGCCCCAGCATGTACTCTGGCGTGGTGCCCATCCCCCGGGCCTGCCTCATCCAGCAGCCCCCCGCCTCGCTGCCCCCGGCCTCGCTGCCCCCGGCACAGAGCCTCCACCCCCACGCCTACCTGGACACGCGCCGGCAGCTGGCCGGGGGCTCGCCCGCCTCCTCCTACCCCGGCCTGCCCTCCTACGCCACCCTCCCCCGCCACTGTCCCActgcacagccccccccccagctgcacTACATCCCCCCGCAAGGCCCCGCCTCCCTCAGCCCGTCCCGCCTCATCCCCAGCTCCTACACCCCCACCTTCCCTCTGGAGCACCACCCTCCGGACTACCCGCTGTCCGAGCCCCCCGGTAGTGTCGGGGGCGGCAGCTACAGCAACGGCTTCCGGGACCTGCGGCCCGGCCTGGACTCTCGTGGCGGGCTGCCCCCGGTACGACACTACTCACTGGGCAGCGCCGGCGCCCTGTCCTCCCTGTCCAGCACCTGCCGGACACAGGACTGCCCCTACTACGGCCACCCGGAGACGGGGAACTACTGCTCCTGCTGCTACCGCGAGGAGctgaagaggagggagacggagccGGCCATCCACCGCTTCTAA